TCACTGTTCATACACTTAGAATACTTGTGTTCACTGTTCATACACTTAGAATACTCGAGTTCAAGAGAGAGAACTGACTTAATCGTCAAAAGGCCTTTGGCTGATTTACCCTGGTCACCTTCGATAGTTCACTTCTTTGTTTTTAGGTCTTTTAATCACTATTGAAGCCTGGAGCATTCAGCTTACtaatttttcaaacattatCAATTCTCATACTTGTGGACTCCATGTTATGGtctgttcatatatatatatatatatatatatatatatgagtatgAATGTAACTATGTTGAATGATTATTGtgatttattgataataattaataaaaaaattaaaacataaaagatttttttcttctaatataATAGAGAAGGAGGCAATTAATTGTCATTTAAAGTAATTAAAACAATAGAGAACTTACTTATATAGTCATACACTTATATTATTACCTAGGAGTAGACCTCATCGTAAATGTGAGAGGAGAAAGTACCATTCTTCATCAGGAGTATTTAAGAATTACTCTATTGATACTACTTAACTGTAGCTAtgttgctaaaaattttagttttactacTATTGATGTTGCATGTTTTTTGGTGTGGTGGGTgctaaaatagctttttaagtaATTTTAGCACCGCCATTGTGagtgtaggtttttttttttttttttggaaggggggggtagtgattccttcaaTTATCATACATGAAGTGCTTATTGGCAAGAGATAACATTAATAATATACTAAATTGCAACTATGCAAAATATCATTCGAATATTATACATGGTACATGATGAAGTTACAACATTACCATAGACATGCTCTagaatactattaaaaaaagaatcaaaatttccGTCTTTGAAGCTAATGatttaaaaggaaagaaaaatgaaacaatatATCGTTTTCCTCTTTTAGAGAATCTCCATACATAAAAAGCACACAATACTTTCCATTGTGTACAAAAACGCAAATGATTCATCTTTTGCATAatgttttgttttctattttgaaaattgtgaGAGCGTTTTAGCCTTCGTAAATTTAGAATTCAGTATGATTGAATTTGGTTATTGCTAATGTTGCATGAAACTTGTATAACCAGTTAGTCAATCAAATATTGAAAGTCTCAGAGTGGAGCACTTACGATTTGAGCATTCAATATTGAGAACATTGGTAGTAATTAAGGGCTTTAATTCTATAGTATGCATCAAAAAATGTCTCTCTATTTCGatgaatatatattatttaaccttctcctcaaaaaaataaaaaagaaaaaaagaaaaaaaagaatgttatTAAACCTCAATTAGTTTCCTCATTCTCAATGTTGCTGTCTTATATACTGCTCGacatataattttcttttgcctAGAAGTTGACCTATAATAATGAAAAGCTACCTGGGTTTCTATCGTAATACCCTCGGGTTTTAGGGACAAAATCCATCTCCCCGTGAGCTACCATTATACTATGTAGTCTGTACATTCAGTCTCCGTGACCCATAAACTATACTGATACCTGAAGCATCAAGATCCCTGCCAATGACCCAACTGGTCTGATGGCACCTTGGTAAGTACCTAGGGGTTGGGGGAAGGGGAAGAGTTCCGGTAGTAGAGTAGACATTTCTaaccatttaaaaaatgaaagaaagaaaaaaaacagtCAAGATCCACAGCATTCTATCACATGAGGCAAACATTTGTTTTCCTTCCAGAcccattattttttgtttctttgaaatTGAACCTATAGGGTGGCACAATGAAAgtggtttttctttcttttcttgatataaaaaatagcaatgAAACAGAAGGTTATCAcgatgaaaattgaaaacaaaccCAAGATCAAATTCATCCTTCAATCATTTTGACAACAAACCAACTCATTAACAATTACTACCTATTTCAAAAACTAAGATATCTACTTCAGCTTTCACACACCCCccaccccaccaaaaaaaaaaaaaaaaaacctactcaTCATTATAGGGAATCTAAGAATTTTAACATCATTGGAGGCCGAAATATGCTCACAAGTCACAATTGCAATTGATGCCAGTCATTACATGGTTGTGACTTTCTTAGTGGGTAACAGGATACCTAGAGTACTAGAgagtgagtaaaaaaaaaaatctaggaccACAACAACACTCATTTTCACAATCATTCGATATGGCTAACTATGagtgttggaaaaaaaaaagttgttagtTCATGTGAAAGTGACAAACAACCAGTCATGATCTGCCATGTAGAATAGTTGTGAAATTGGATGTAGAATTGGTTGTGATCCTAAAATAGCAAGTAAAATCATCTAAAATCTTTTGGGGCACAATTAATAAACATTAAGTTCAAAAAGAATATTGTCAAATCACTGCATACAGTTTCTCCAGTTGAACAACAATGTAACAAAACTGATCCACCATCAAATGTGTGATCATATCTATAAAACGTAAATAAAGTACAAAAATAGCTTGTCATCATAGTCGATATTTCTTTAAAAGGAGTGCTTTTCCCTCTTTGAATGGGTGATGTCCATATTTTTTGAAACACTCTGTACTGGAGGTTATGGCTATCATATTATCTATATGATAGCAACCTTGTCAACCACATCCTCTGTACAGTCAATTTAAACTATATAATGTGCAGCAAACATTTGGCAAGCAACAGAATTCTCTCAAGCAAAGTTGCAAAAGTTTATTATtgagcttttattttttttataggtagtTTATCATTAAACTAAATAGTCCTAAAAGGAAACACCTAGTTTTACATTGAACCAAAATTAACAGAATTAAACCACCAAATACCATAACCATGGCAGAACACAATAATAGCTCTTGCTCTCATAAATCTGAAATCCTATGAACAAACTTCCCCTTTCATTTAGAGGTCCAAAGCAAGAGTCTACCAGAAACCATCATCCTTAAGATATCAATGGAAGAAATATCATTGACTTCTATAACCCACAGCTAAATACCTCAAAAGCACAGATCAAGTGACCTAATCTAACATGCACATTTTTGCTTAATACCTCAAAAGCAGAAAAATCAGTCAGATCAAGTGACAACCTAATCTGTATTGGCTAGATAATCATAAGCTCACCCTGCATAGCTCTGTAAGATTGCATATTTCTTAGTATCTTCCACCTAAACTCAATACAATTAAGTCCGACCATAGTACCTAATTGGTATACCAAAAAGATCATAACATTATGAAACAtttgttttattaatatatatataaagaataaactttttgatagaaaatgaagaaagtcTTCAAATCATATTGTCCAAAAATCATATTAACATGGTGACTTTCTTGATAAATTCCTTGGATCAGGTCCCAGATCATCAGCTATGGTGGTTGACTCTCCATGCTTGGCAGAGATTCAAAAGCAGATCACTCCCTATTTAATCCATTTCTTATGTAAAGAGAACACAGTAGATGGCATGGAGACAATAGCAAGTAAGAAGGGAGGCACGTACAGGAGCAGTCATGAAGCTTGGGCCGGCACAGTAACGCAAGAGATTACGTGCAGTTAACAAGagttttactaaaaaatatgaattgaatgTATATGCACAACCTCATTCGATCATACTATGAGGCCTTAAAATACCTAATTGagcaaaaaagggaaaaactccTGCTATTACATCTCTAGTTTTGGTGAGCCTAAGCTAAAGTTCGTATGATAGTCAACATATACTGTCTTCCATTTCAACTTATACTCGCATTTAATCAAAATGCACtgctttattatttaatataaaacacACTTAGAAAACAATGTTGATATTACAATGATTTATGAAAGAATTTGAGGTTCAAGTTATTCCTGTCATTTCTCCAGCTAAATTAGCAAATGAATATACAAGCTTTGGCCAAGTCCAAATTCCTTCCTATTTAGAAAAGCATTATTATCTGTACACATTGCACACTTAAGACAGGTAGCATGTCTCTTTCACAAACCAAAACTACATGTCTAAATTTCCTCTTCAAATCCCACTTTATTCGGCTATAGTGTAAGACAAAAGACACTACATCAATTCAAGAAGTTCGATGGTGCATACTCTTTGCAGATGATATAATTTTAGTAGATAAAACTAGAAGTTAATGCCAGGTTAGCATAAACACTATAGAAAATATATAGGGAACATCTAAGTAGAAAGAAGAGTAGTACTATGTCATCAtgctgaatgaccccttgttgGCAGAACTCAGCAATAAGCAGTAAGGCCAATGAAGGCCTTCAATACATCAATGTTTGCATTTCACAATACCATAACAACATAGAGAATTCAATGTAAATTGTAGACACATTCGTGAATCATCCTGAGTTCCAGTtccaatgaaaaataaattaccaaaactaaacaaatataGACTAACAAAATCTCCAGGAAACATGCATCCcaaattcaaaggaaaaaaagttgGCAATAAATCATGTCAAAATCCTTTAATATAACAATCCTAATAGAACACAAAACACAAGCTAAAGAAGcacaaaatacacaaaataacataagacAACATTTTTCCTCCAATGCTGTTCATATTCCAACCAAAACTACCAGTTACCTCACTGTAACAATATCATCAATCTTCAAGATCATCCTCACACACTCTGTAGCAAGTGTGATGGCACTGGTACTCACGAGCAGCGGCTGCACCACATTCTCCTCTAAGATATTAGTAATCTGCCCTTTCCTCACATTAATCCCGGCATTGATCTCCCCTTGGGCGTGTCGGTTCCTCAGCTCAGTCACAATTGCAATCGGATTCAACCCTGCATTCTCAGCCAGGGTATAGGGAATAACCTCAAGCGCCTCAGCAAACGACTTCACACAATAACCCTCCATACCGTGCAGCACCTTTGCCCAAGCACCCAACTGCCTCGAAAGCTCAATCTCAGGCGCCCCACCTCCCGCAATCAAAAACCTCTTGCTAACCAAACACCTAACCACACACAGAGCATCGTGCAAACTCCTCTCGGCCTCATCAAGCACCAGCTGGTTCGAGCCTCGAACCAAAACAGTTGTAGTCCGACCCATATCCTTAATCCCAGTAATCTTCACAATCTTTCCATCCCCAACAGGAAGCTCCTCCACAAGATCAGCATAGCCCAACTTCTCAGCCCGAAAATGCTCGATATTCGCAATGGGCAAACAATTCAAAGTCTTGGTGATGAACTCAATCTCATCACGCTCCACATCCTTCACCACAAGAATCTTCGCTTTTGCGAGGTAATGTAATGACAAATCAGTCACCGCGTCACGCAAAATGCTCTTCTGAATCAACAAGACATTGCAGCCAGTGGCCTTAATCTTCTTAATCATTCCCAAAATGTATTGCCTCTCTTCTTTCAATATCCTATCCATTTGCGCATAATCCGAAACCACAATACTCTGTTCGATATCGGTCTTCGGCGGCGAAATCTGGAACTGAATGACGGCGATTTTCGCGTTCTCCATACGAGTGAGTCCACCGGAAGCGTGACTCACTTTCTTGTCGAAAACAAGGCCTTTCACAAGCTCGGTATCGTCCACGGTACCGCCGATTTTCTTCACGATCTTGATATCTCGGAGATCGACGATATCAGGTTTCGCGGGATCGACGACAGAGAGGACGGAATCAACAGCGAGCGGAGCGAGGAGACTGGAGTACTGACTAACGACCTTGCTGTTGAGAGAAGTGGAAGCGGACTTGATGAGAGACTCGCGATCGGAGAGCTCGACGGGGACAGCCATGGCGGTGAGGACATCGACGGCTTTGAGAGCGGCCTTATGGAGAGAATCGGAGATAACCGTAGGGTGAATACCGTGGGAGAGCAGAGAGAGGCACTGACGGAGGAGAGCGCCGGCGATGACGACGACGGTGGTGGTGCCGTCACCGGCGGCGGAGTCTTGGGACTTGGAGAGCTCGACGAGCATCTTGGCGGCGGGCTGGAGGACCTCCATCTTGTTGAGGATGGTGGCGCCGTCGTTGGTGATGATGACGTCGCCGGAGGAGGTGGAGATCATCTTGTCCATGCCGCGCGGGCCGAGGCTGGTGCGGACGGTGTCGGCGACGGTGCGGGCGGACAGGATGTTGGACTGCCTGACGTCTTCTTTGCGCTTGTTGTCCACGTAGGACTCCGTCTTGGAGCCGGATCGTGGGAGAGCGACTGTTGCTGGTGATGCCATTGTTgcaaaaaccctaaccctagagagagagagagagagtatgaaaTGTGGAAGTTGAGAGTGAGAAATGAAAccctaagagagagagagagagagagagggtttttgAGACTTCGAAAGAGGGAAGCGGGAGAGTGTTCTGGAGGGTTTCAGTACAGGAAGGAATTAGAAATCTGAGCGAGTGAGAAACTGACCTACTTCAAATACGCCCCAAACGACAGCGTTTCcggtttttatgggtttggcCCGTTAGCCCAACTCTGTGTTTTTGTTGTAATTGCTGGCTTTTTCTATAAAGGTttcttgaacaaaaaaaaaattattgttttaaatttattctattcaattattttgtcaaatttcGTTAAAATATtgccattaaaaatatttttttcacttgaaaaaaatttatagatttttatatgattttttttttcattagttaattaCATACTTAACATAAACTTTTTAgtgaaattgaacaaaatttcagaattgaataaaattgaaatttagaggactcaattgaatgaaaataaaattagaaaattgaaatgaattcCAATCAAATACATTTTAGCCTAATTAGCTTTGTTTTGGGAGGACACAATAGATTTCtctttagcaatttttttttaggtagatATTGGGAAAGTGGAGTACTAGAGATAGTGTTCCAATCACAAACATACGACACCACAAAAACAGTTTACACGTAAATTAATACATTTTAGGTGTATTATGGATTTCCTATGGTTTATCTTGATGAAAGCAGATTGGCTGTGTGAAGATTAGGCTGTTGTAATCACAATTTTATGGACACTTTGGTTAAATAGGAAAGAAGTTTGTCATGGTGGTTTAAGGAAGAATGGGAAGCAACTAATTCTATGGTGTACTCACTACCTAGAGGAGTATTGGGCGGTTGTGGAAGTCCCAATGAAGCTTTCTCAagttttggtttcaaaatggGAGCctttgtcttttcctttttataaggTTAACGTAGATGGagctttttttaatgaacaaaaaGAAGTTGAAGTGGGGGTTGTAATTTGAGACCATGTGGGAAATTTTATTGCAGGTCTTAGCAAGAAATTTTGGTGTCCTCTGGGAGCTATTGAAGTTGAGGCAAAGGTCTTTGAATCTGGTTTGGAATTTGCTAAGGGCATGGGTATTCAGGACTTTGTTCTAGAAGGAGATTCACTTAATATTGTTCATGCTCTTAGTGGAAATTCTCATGCTACTTCAACAATTGTTGCTCTGATTTATGGGATGTAGGCTACTTCCTTTGAGttttgaaatgttttattttcttgtgttCGTGGGAATGGCAATATGTCTGCTCACCAATTAGCTAAACATGCTTTAGGCATCTCTGATTtttctgtttggattgaagagaGTCCTTGTTTTCTTTAACAGACTTTTTTCCATGATGTACCTTCTGCTTttaattattaatgaaatttgtgtgttttctaattaaaaaaaaaaaaaaaaaccctcaaaacaagttttattttcatcttcttattactttacccaaaaagagggggaaaaatcatcttatttttctaaataattttatgGGTGTCTCTCCTAATGTGTTTACCTTACATTTTGTTGGTTGAAAAGGATGAACTTTTCGATAGCCTAGTTTGTTTTTGTACATATCCCACGgttacataatttaaaaattttagtgccgTCTTCACTCCATTTTTATTCCCTTCATCCTTCATTTGCACAAAAATTATCTAGACTGAAAACTTAATGATGGAGAATCAATTGATTGCCAATACAACTACAAGACCATGGAGAAAATCACAAGCACAAATCAAAGCTTTCTTTCAGCCTTTTTGTTCTAAACCGAACACACAAACATAAATGTAAGATTTTACGATATAGCCAAACGGAATCGACAATGGCACAAAGTGCTAGGGGGTCTAGAAGAGAAATGGTTAAAACTGCGAAATTaacagcatgttgtaattatctttaaaaaaaaaaaaaaaagattttgataaagtgatatttctttgatttcatCTTTTCATGAATAACATTGGGCTACAAAGTAATTCtgtgtaaaattttaataaggCGTTAAGAGCCTGGTCAAAGGAAGTTTAGcatctaataaataaatacttggTCCAACTTCCGAAAGTTGAGCCACACTTTCCAGTTCCAGCAGGAGTCAAAGGCTTTCATCCAACAGACTTCTCAGGTTTTACATAAGCAATTTACAAAAAATGAATTGCACAGATTGATCTAACATGTACATTTTTGCTTTAAGAAACTTTTTCTAACTTGCTAACTCTTCCTCTGCCAagaatgtttatatttttacctttgGCTAAATTCATGACTCTACTGAAACTGCCTATGTTACAAAAGTTGAGGTATACTTATGCAGCCGTGACTTGCCTCCGAGCTGAGACATGCAGCATCTTTGtgtaaaacttaaatataattttcttcatCTGAGTGGCGGTAGAATCTCCACTTTGGCCTCTGAACAATGTTATCCCCCCATTCCAAAATTAAGGATTCAACACGGTCAATAACTGTCATAGAATTTATGAACTGCAGCTTCACTTCTACTTTAAACTGTCTGGAGGGTTCACTAAGGTCCGCAcctgttttagatcttttgaaaAGTATGCTCCAGTCTAGTTGCAACTCCAAGTCCGGAAAGATTTGAACTCCATTCCACCAAATCTTTCATTTGGGAAAATAACAATAACTGTTCTCTATGATCATTTTAACCCCACTTAGCACCACGAATTGAGGTTCTTCTCTGATCTTTCTTTTTGCTCTTCTTTAGAAGCATAGACATGTGGTCAATATCTGTAGAAACTGAAGGGCTCTCACCACTCAACCACAGTAGAGCCTCACCAGCGGCATCCTTCTCTGCAAGTTTCTTACTAGTGCAAGGTTTCCCCACAAAATTCAACCCATTAAAGATCACAGTGGAACGGAActggttatttttcagttctTTTGTCTTGTATGTGGGTGCTTCATGTCCTGCCCGGGCAAGCAAAGTCTGTAGCTGATTCTTCAAATTATTACCCTCAACTCCACCTTTCGAGAGTGCACCTGGTAGCATATCTTTTGTTGCCTTCTTTGAAGGTGCTGGCAGGTGCCGACCATAGACAAATCTACCATCACATTGGTCCTCTGAGACTAGCAATCTTACAGTTGAAAGGAGCTTGTCATTGTATAATTGCATATCATGCTTGGGATCCAAGAGCTGCCCACaaatatcaagaaaatcaaagagtGCATCAACATTTTAGCAATTGAATATGTGCTTCACATGTGGAGATTCTCATAAGAAATTATATTCTTAGAAATAAAGTagtaattttcatataaataataaacGTTTTGGCATAAGCACTAAATACTCCCAAAGAAAATAAGTTCATCATTCCTTTTGTTATAAATTTCTAACAAAAGATGATTGATACCATTATCTACATTtacattttttacaataaacaAAATGCTATTTTACTCTGGAGAGCCATATTTAAGTGGGCTTTATTTTGATGGGTCCATTCTAGAGTGCTAAATTTGCTTgacaaactaattttttttataagtaaaaatttgCTTGACaaactaatgaaaaatactaataactatTTGTTTATAAGACTCTTTTTGTGAACTATTAAATTAGGTGATAGAGTGGGCCTAGTTAGCTTTATTTTGTAGCCCTGTCACAGaagttaattttctttttcccccttttaGGATTTAATTTTAAGCGGCACATTCTTATCTTAAGTCACTATAATTTCTACTGCTAAAAATTGTCCTCCTTTAAAATAATTTAGCAATTTCCTTTCACTTCATACCCTCCACCCATTGCAGTTTGAGCCCGAGTTCATTGGCATTTTGGTTTGATCAATTTTTGCACGTGTCTGTGTGCGCAAAAATTGATCAAGAAATAGAGTAGAGAGAGAACTCTAGATTAAGAAATAAGGGTGCAAAATGACATCAATACAGGAATGATCATCTCTGAAGAATTCAAATGCATTTGAGTTTTGAGTTGGGAAAAATGGTCAATTCTTACTTTCTTCCGTATTAGTTCCTCAACTTCTCTCCTTAAGCTTATGAACGTATCTGCTAAAGCAGGTTTCATGAAAAATTCCAGGTATCCTCCCAACATTTTTAGGTGCCCATCCTATCAAAAGCCAGTTATAGCATCAGCATCTTCCACTAGTAATACATATTCCATAAGCAAAAGGTATAACTCAAATGAAAGAACTTACTAGTCCACCCCTGGAAATGTTCCCTCCAAATAAGAGCAGCACTGAATCGGAGACACCAGTTGAATCACGGAGAAATACCGAATTTACTTTCACCTTTTCATTGAAAACTAACCATGGATATGGAATTTTGGGTACCCCAGCATTCACAGAATTCTATTTGATACAGTTCAGAATTAATAACAAGGCAATCATAATTTTGTAGCATTGGTGCTTCCATTCAAACAA
The Quercus lobata isolate SW786 chromosome 10, ValleyOak3.0 Primary Assembly, whole genome shotgun sequence DNA segment above includes these coding regions:
- the LOC115964003 gene encoding T-complex protein 1 subunit delta, giving the protein MASPATVALPRSGSKTESYVDNKRKEDVRQSNILSARTVADTVRTSLGPRGMDKMISTSSGDVIITNDGATILNKMEVLQPAAKMLVELSKSQDSAAGDGTTTVVVIAGALLRQCLSLLSHGIHPTVISDSLHKAALKAVDVLTAMAVPVELSDRESLIKSASTSLNSKVVSQYSSLLAPLAVDSVLSVVDPAKPDIVDLRDIKIVKKIGGTVDDTELVKGLVFDKKVSHASGGLTRMENAKIAVIQFQISPPKTDIEQSIVVSDYAQMDRILKEERQYILGMIKKIKATGCNVLLIQKSILRDAVTDLSLHYLAKAKILVVKDVERDEIEFITKTLNCLPIANIEHFRAEKLGYADLVEELPVGDGKIVKITGIKDMGRTTTVLVRGSNQLVLDEAERSLHDALCVVRCLVSKRFLIAGGGAPEIELSRQLGAWAKVLHGMEGYCVKSFAEALEVIPYTLAENAGLNPIAIVTELRNRHAQGEINAGINVRKGQITNILEENVVQPLLVSTSAITLATECVRMILKIDDIVTVR